The genomic interval CTACTACCAGATCCTCCAGTGCATCGACGCCGCCGTCCTGACCGGCGCGCTGGCCCTGGCCCATTGGCTCCGCCTTCATCTGCCGAACATCTCCGGCATGGAGCCGACGTGGGAGCTGGGCCCGCTGGGAAACTACCTGTGGCTCCTGGGCATCATCCTGCCCGCCGGGCCGCTCCTCCTGGAAGTGCAGGACTTTTACCGCATCCCGTTTCCGCAAAGCCGGTGGGTCGTCCTGGGCCGCGTGGTGCGGGCCGTCTTCTACCTCTGGCTTCTGCTCCTGGGCGTCATCGTCTTCCTGCGCATCCCGGCGGAGAACGTCAGCCGCGGCGTTCTCCTTCTCTTCATTCCGGTGGCCGTCTGCCTCATGATGGTCCGGGACGCCGCCTTCCGGCTTTGGTACGTTCGCCAGGGCCTCGTTCGAGCCAAGCGGATCATGCTCTGCGGCTCCACCAGCCAGCGGGCCCACTGGCGGAAAATGATCGAGACTCACCCGGACCACAATCTGGCCATCTATGCCGAGATCGACCTCCATCAGGACACCTCCAGCCAGTTCATGGAGGCCCTCCACCGGCACAGCATTGAGATCGTCCTCTTTGAGATCAATCCGGCCATCCTTTCCGAGATCAACGGCGCCATGAAAGTCTGCGAGTCCGAGGGGATCGAGTCCTGGGTCTCCGCCGACTTCATCACCACCACGCTGGCCCGCCGGGAATTCGACGAATTCCTGGGACAGCCCCTCATCGTCTTCCGCACCGCCCCGAACGCCGCCTGGCAACTCCTCCTCAAGGGAATGATGGACCGTTGCGGG from Verrucomicrobium sp. carries:
- a CDS encoding sugar transferase translates to MLRKRQQFYYQILQCIDAAVLTGALALAHWLRLHLPNISGMEPTWELGPLGNYLWLLGIILPAGPLLLEVQDFYRIPFPQSRWVVLGRVVRAVFYLWLLLLGVIVFLRIPAENVSRGVLLLFIPVAVCLMMVRDAAFRLWYVRQGLVRAKRIMLCGSTSQRAHWRKMIETHPDHNLAIYAEIDLHQDTSSQFMEALHRHSIEIVLFEINPAILSEINGAMKVCESEGIESWVSADFITTTLARREFDEFLGQPLIVFRTAPNAAWQLLLKGMMDRCGAFLLLLITGPFLLLIALAIRVSYGSPVLFTQMRSGRHGRPFVMYKFRTMVNTAEQKQEELAAFNEMGGPVFKMSNDPRVTPLGKWLRRTSLDEFPQLWNVLRGEMSLVGPRPLPVRETEKFSDYTQRRRLSVKPGLTCLWQIAGRNEIKDFSDWVRLDLEYIDHWSFWGDLRILLKTIPVVLWGRGAK